The genomic window ggggcatctataagggggaaagagaacaggggggcatctataatggggggagaggggggcatctataaggggggaagagaagagggggcatctataatgggggagaggggggcatctataaggggggaagagaagagggggcatctataatggggggagaggggggcatctataaggggcgaagagaagagggggcatcgataatggggggagaggggggcatctataagggggggagaagaggggccatcttcaagggggggagaggggagcatctataaggggagggggtatctataagggggggagaagagggggcatctataatgggggggaggagggggcatctataatgggggtagagggggtcatctataagagggggtcatctataatgggggggaggagggggcatctataatgggggtagaggggggcatctataaggggagggggccatctataaggggagggggccatctataagtgtagggcaaactggctgcagacactgggagatagatatatgcacaattattattatcagggtccctcaggtgtctgtattgtagggggtcacttgcattagtcactaggtgagagatatatctatctatatacacatcttgtggggggggtcactatggctgcagtcataagtctagctcagtatgtatagactgttgcaagcttttaaagggaacctgtctcccccggtgacggggtgacaggctcccaaccccccgttagaaccccctatactcacctcatcgcgctgggtcccgcttctggagatggtcgggtcacggagatctcagccgctgcagcccgatgcgcacactgagagatgagtccaacgctcatagagaatgacggagcgctagactctcccatcattctctatgagcgttggactcatctctcagcgcacgccgggctgcagcggctgagatctccgtgacccggccatcttcagaagcgggacccggcgcgatgaggtgagcatagggggctctaacggggggttgggagcctgtcaccccggcacgggggtcgacaggttccctttaagttcaagttcagaagagtaagcctcattaaaaggctagccaagtgaagctgaagtactgagtcagactgtatatggttgtcagactgtatatggttgtcagactgtatatggttgtcaagttgcaagtttccatgttgaacattttcaaactaagaaaagaaaggatctaaaggaggaggaggctgccgtgacctctgcacacagtacgtcccatttaacataacattaattttacatggtttaaaatgttggcgaccaaatattctatttggcgcctaaatttttcaggttaggagccaatggctcccaggtaaattttttagtctggagccctgcaggGCCTGGATCATGTCTGCTGGAGAGATGGAGCGTATAGGCAGCTTGTGTCTGCAGAACTAtttctgtataccagtagtgcTCTGTGACCACCATACTGTCAGTGCCCTGATGTCACATGGAAGGCTGCGGCCAATCACTGGGCCCGGGGATCCTGTGCACTGTGTAAGGTGACACGTGGGAAGCCActgactgcaggatcagaaggGATGGGTGTGGGGTGGGCTGTATCCGTATATATTAGTGCACATACATACGTGTTGTCTCTCTAGAGGAGACAATGAGGGGCCActgactgcaggatcagaaggGATGTGTGTGGGGTCATTGATGTAACAGTATAAATCCGTATATAGTATTACACATACACGTGTTGTCTCCCCAGAGGCACCATAACGTTTTTATGGATTCACTCTTATGGAATCCGATAGAAAAAACAACAGGCCAGAAAGCAGATGAGCTCTAGCACAGGGATGTATGGGCGTCCTGGCACAGGGATCTGTGGGCGCTCTAGCACAGGGATGTATGGGAGCTCTAGCACAGGGATCTATGGGCACCCTGGCACATGGATCTGTGGGCGCTCTGGCACATGGATCTATGGGAGCTCTAGCATAGGGATCTATGGGCACCCTGGCACAGGGATCTATGGGCACCCTGGCACAGGGATGTATGGGCGCCCTGGCACAGGGATGTATGGGCGCCCTGGCACAGGGATCTATGGGCGCTCTAGCACAGGGATCTATGGGCGCTCTAGCACAGGGATCTGTGGGTGGCCTGGCACAGGGATCTGTGGGCGCTCTGGCACAGGGATCTGTGGGTGCTCTAGCACAGGGATCTGTGGGTGCCCTGGCACAGGGATCTGTGGGCGCTCTAGCACAGGGATCTGTGGGCGCTCTAGCACAGGGATCTGTGGGCGCTCTAGCACAGGAATCTGTGGGCGCTCTAGCACAGGGATCTATGGGCGCCCTGGCACAGAGATGTATGGGCGCCCTGGCACAGAGATCTATGGGAGCTCTAGCACAGGGATGTATGGGCGCCCTGGTACAGGGATGTATGGGCGCTCTAGCGCAGGGATGTACGGGCGCTCTAGCACAAGGATCTATGGGCGCCCTGGCACAGAGATGTATGGGCGCCCTGGCACAGGGATCTATGGGCGCTCTAGCACAGGGATCTATGGGCGCTCTAGCACAGGGATCTATGGGAGCTCTAGCACAGGGATCTATGGGCGCCCTGGCACAGGGATGTATGGGCGCCCTGGCACAGAGATCTATGGGAGCTCTAGCACAGGGATGTATGGGCGCCCTGGCACAGAGATCTATGGGAGCTCTAGCACAGGGATGTATGGGCGCCCCCTGGTACAGGGATGTATGGGCGCCCTGGCACAGAGATCTATGGGAGCTCTAGCACAGGGATGTATGGGCGCCCCCTGGTACAGGGATGTATGGGCACTCTAGCGCAGGGATGTACGGGCGCTCTAGCACAAGGATCTATGGGTGCCCTGGCACAGGGATCTATGGGCGCTCTAGCGCAGGGATCTATGGGCGCTCTAGCACAGGGATCTATGGGGGCCCTGGCACAGGGATGTATGGGCGCTCTGGCACAAGGATCTATGGGCGCTCTGGCACAGGGATCTATGGGCGCTCTGGCACAGGGATCTATGGGCACTCTAGCACAGGGATCTATGGGGGCCCTGGCACAGGGATGTATGGGCGCTCTGGCACAAGGATCTATGGGCGCTCTGGCACAGGGATCTATGGGCGCTCTGGCACAGGGATCTATGGGCGCTCTGGCACAGGGATCTATGGGCGCTCTGGCACAGGGATCTATGGGCGCCCTGGCACAGGGATGTATAGCTGCTCTGGCGCAAAGATGTACGGGCGCTCTGGCGCAGGGATGTGCGGGCGCTCTGGGGCAGTGATGTGCGGGCGCTCTGGCGCAGGGATGTACGGGCGCTCTGGCGCAGGGATGCACGGGCGCTCTGGCGCAGGGATGTACGGGCGCTCTGGCGCAGGGATGCACGGGCGCTCTGGCGCAGGGATGCACGGGCGCTCTGGGGCAGTGATGTACGGGCGCTCTGGCGCAGGGATGTACGGGCGCTCTGGCGCAGTGATGTACGGGCGCTCTGGGGCAGTGATGTACGGGCGCTCTGGCGCAGGGATGTACGGGCGCTCTGGCGCAGGGATGTACGGGCGCTCTGCTATGGCTGTAATGTTTACTAACAGCCTGTAGCTCCGGTAGTAGTGTGACCCGTACCGCCTCTCACCCCCTTCCCCGGCACCGATGACCTCACTCCCCGGGGATTTGTGTCGTTTCTTCACCCACAATTTACCCTGACCGTTTCCATGGAGGTAATtcccctctctcccgcctctgccCGCTTTCCATATATGGGCAAAGGAAGCTGCCGGACGACTCTATTCTGCGTATTTCCCCCAGGCTACGCCTCCTGACGTAACGATGACCTAATTTAGTCATGGAATCCGAccctgtcactgagggggcggggcgtGATAGCACAACAACATTAACCCGCACTGCGCCGACGGCTACGAGACTCCCACATAGAGCTGTGCCGTAGCTATAGAGGATGTCGCTTTAAGGCGAGACCACGCCCCCGTCCTGGTGTCAGTGGGGGATATAAAAGTGCCGCTGCGCTCggcttccctctccatagacggCTGTGCTGCTCACAGTTCCCGTTCGGCGGTAAATCGGTGGAGTTCGTTCCTGGATAATGGAGGCTCAGGCTCGGTTCATGGCGCAGCAGGAGGCCGTAAACCGTGAAGCGCAGCGGATCGCCTCTCTGTCCGCCCTGAAGCTGTTCCGTACCCGCACTCAGCGCGGGGGGATGCGGCTGCACCGATCCCTACAGCTGGCCATGGTGATGAAGAGCGCCCGGGAGCTGATCATCTCCTCCGCCCAGGTACCGCTCACCAAGCCCGTGCCCACCGCTGCTGCTGCCGTGCCCATGGAGGTGACCAGAGAGAGCCGGAAGAGGAGATCGTGCGGCTCCCGGTTACCGGAGGCTGTGCTCCCCAGCAAGCGCGCCTGTCTATGGCaagaacccccccacccccagcctcaagggggggccttCCCCGGCCTGGCCGAGGTGTTACAGCAGCTGCTCCTCCGGGCCGTCCCGCCGCCGCTCCCCGGGGGATGTAGAGCTGTGGGGACAATAAGCGGAGTCCACGCCAGAGCCCTGGAGGCATTCTGAGGGTCCACCACTGCCACCTAGCTGCCAAGTCACACTGTTACCGGGAGATGCCAGAGGGGCACCGGCTCCAGGCAGGAAACGGGTAACCCTGCCAAACCGCACCGGAGATGCCGCTGACTCACCGAGAGGAGGTTCTACTGAGTCACCGATGAGTGGACGCTCCCGTCTGCTGACTGTACCGTGTGTCACCGGACTTCAAGACGGGATTACTGAGGACTATGTACAGGATGGGGAGTACTGAGGACTATGTACAGGATGGGGAGTACTGAGGACTATGTACAGGACTGCCTTCTGTGAAGGActctgatgctgctgctgatggacTTGTTACTTTTTATActtgttgttgttgtgttttgttgttttgtaTCCTGTCAgtattaaatgtaatttttaactCCTAGTTTCTTCTACTCTTTCATCCAGTAAGTAATGTGTGAATGGGCGTCTTATGTACATGTCACCTGGGGGTGATCCAGGCAGGACTGGGATCTAAAGCCACATGAAGTCCACATGTGGGCGGTGGTAGGGTTATATAACTACATGGGGACTTGTTCCTTGTAAACAGCTGGTGGCTATGGGCCCAGACTCTATACTAAGCTATAAAACCCCTAAAACTACTTCTTTTTAGTTTCACACAAGTGTAATAAGGACTCATTCTTGTGTATGTGTTACAGCTGCAGGTCCTGTGTGTGACCCTCAGGACTGAGGACTCTGTGACAGCCATCAGCTTGTTTCACTGGGCTGGGCTTGTACTAACagactaaagcagggatgggaaaccttcagccctccagatgttgcaaaactacaattcgctttggctgtccaggcatgatgggaattgtagttttgcagcagctggagggccaaaggttccccatccctggactaAAGAGTGTGTCCATGTTAATCCCATGTGTAGGTTACAAAGGAACCATGGCAGACATATGGGGCTACGCTTCTGCTGGGGATATAATACCTTCTACGGTACAATGAGccggtttaaagggaatctgtcagaagcaattcacattctaaactgctgatactgtTTGGTCACattaccttttatatatccgtTCCATAATGTAGGAAAAATGCTTATTATTTAGGTTTTCTCCAGCTCCTGCAGTGCAATACCTTGTAACATCTCTCATACCTGACCCTGCCTGGTCATTCCAGCTGCAGcttttcaggagctcaggaaagcctctttgacgcttggtaccagagaataaaacgtcctgcaagcacagacagatatatgaaaggtaccacgtcTCCTTGAGGTAACAGCTGAATATTACTTAGCTGACAGGTTTTATTAATTGATCAGTACCATTCAGTGACTTTAGCATTCTGCTGAAATAGGGAGCACCAATGATGGATGAATCGGGTTTGGGTTACATGGGGAGTCCATATTGTGGGACCAGGAACCACAGTGTTCCATTTCCTGGTCACGTGACTCATTCATACGAGTGAATTGGAGCTGCTTTGTGACTCACAAGCGATTATGAGATTGTGACAGCTTGTGAATCACCACCTGACATCATTCACTTGATTGAGTGATCGAGCCATGTGATCTGGATTCACCATTTTGCCCCAGCCTATTTTGATTTG from Dendropsophus ebraccatus isolate aDenEbr1 chromosome 1, aDenEbr1.pat, whole genome shotgun sequence includes these protein-coding regions:
- the IER2 gene encoding immediate early response gene 2 protein gives rise to the protein MEAQARFMAQQEAVNREAQRIASLSALKLFRTRTQRGGMRLHRSLQLAMVMKSARELIISSAQVPLTKPVPTAAAAVPMEVTRESRKRRSCGSRLPEAVLPSKRACLWQEPPHPQPQGGAFPGLAEVLQQLLLRAVPPPLPGGCRAVGTISGVHARALEAF